The Acidimicrobiia bacterium genomic interval TGACTCATAAGCGCTCCGAACAAGCGATGGAAAAACTGAAGGCAGAGGTATACGAGGGGATGGTCGGTCAGGGAGTGGTCGGGGCAGCTGCCGACGAGATCTGGGAGAAACTTCAGGGGTTTGGATCGTTCGGATTTCCCGAGAGCCATTCGGTGTCGTTTGCCTACATCGTGTACATGTCGGCCTGGCTTCGCTATCACTGGCCGGCCGAATACCTGGCCGGTCTGCTCAATGCCCAGCCCATGGGGTTTTACAGTCCCAATTCGCTCGTCCACGACTCGCAGCGTCACGGCGTGGTGGTGAACCAACCGGACATCAACCGGTCGTGGCATGACTGCTCGATTGAGGTAGAGGACGCCGACCCCGATGACATTGTCACGTTCCTTGGCAAATCGTGGCGGCGGGGGAGAGGCCCGGTGGACGACCCGATCCGTATGGCGGTCTCGTTGCGGATCGGGTTGCGGTATGTGCGCAATCTTGGTGATGCTGAGATAACCCGCATCGAAGCGGCCCGGCAGATCGGCGGTCCTTTTAGCTCTCCAGAAGAGCTCGCCCATCGGACTGGCCTCGGAGTGGGAGCTTTTGAAGCGTTGGCGGTCTCTGGTGCGCTTGTATCCATTGGCCTTGGCAAGCGAGACGGGTTGTGGGCGGCGGGCGCTCTGGCCGACATCGGCCCTGAGCGGCTTCCGCTGGCTCCGGGAGTAGAGGCACCCACCCTCCCTGGAATGAGCCCGGAAGAGGCTTCGGCAGCCGAACGGTGGGCCACCGGTATCTCGGTAAATCATCCGGTCATGTTTATCCGGGAATGGTTGGTCGAACAGGGATGCTGGACGACGGCTGAGGCTCTTGCCAGACAGAAGCATGGGGTGATCGTCAGGATTGGTGGCATTGTCACCCATCGGCAACGACCCGGCACGGCGTCAGGGGTCATCTTCTTCAACCTGGAGGACGAGACCGGTCTGCTGAATGTGGTGGTTCTACCTGATGTATGGGCGGCCAACCACCTCATTGCTCGCCGGAACCCTGGTCTGGTCATTGACGGAGTCTTGGAGTACCGGGACGGAGTAACCAATTTGGTGGCGAGATCATTCACCCCGTTTCCGACCCTCCACACCAAGTCACGAAACTTCCGCTGAGGACCGTCAGCGAGGCGCGAACGCAGGTCCCGAGTATGGGTCCGGCGTGGGGGCACTCAGACTCTTTTCCACTTCGACGAGACAGCTTTGGGCGACCGGGCCCTGGGCGAGACCCGAAGTGCCTTCGTCGCGGGTGAGCACGTTCGGGTTGCCATGGCGGCACGCCGAACCAGGGGTTGCCGGATCGACCGGGTCATACCAGGCTCCGGTGGGCAGTTCCACCACTCCGGGACGGATACGGTCCGAAACTTCGATCCCGACGTAGCAAGTCCCCCGGTCGTTGAATACTCTGGCTGTGTCTCCGTCCGACAGCCCGCGGGCCGTGGCATCAGACGAATGCATCCGCATACGCTCGCGTCCGTCGATCTTGCGGTTGGTGCTCGTGACGCCATGGTCGAGTTGGGAGTGGAGTCGTCCGGGCGGTTGGTTGGAAATGAGTTGCAGCGGGAAGCGAGTGACCGCTCCCAGCCACTCCTTTGGTTCAAGGAATGTCGGATGGGCCGGGCAGTCTTCGTAGCCAAACGATGCCAGGGTGGACGAGTACAGCTCGATCTTGCCCGACGGGGTAGGAAGGGGATTGGCATCCGGGTCGCTCCGGAAGTCCCTCAGCAAGACCTTGAGCGCTTCCGGGGTCTCAGGATGCTGCACGTGGCCTTCGTGGACGAATTCCTCATAGGAGGGATACTCGGGAAACTCCTCCCTGAAGGAGTCGTAGAAGTGCCTGATCCAACCGCGGGCGGTCCTACCTTCGGTGAACGGCTCCTTGGCTCCGAGCCGGGCGGCGAGATCGGAGAATATGTCGTAATCATCTCTCGCTTCGCCGACTGGCTCGATAATAGGTTCCATCGCAAACAGAAAGTCTTCACGTGGCGATCCGCCAATGTCGTAACGCTCCAGAGGGGTGGTGGAGGGAAACACGATGTCGGCCCGTTTGGCCGTGGCAGTCCAAAACGGTTCGTGGACGATCACGGTTGGGGGGATCTGCCAGGCCGCGTTCAGACGGTTGAGATCCTGATGGTGGTGGAATGGGTTGCCACCTGCCCAATACACGATCTCGATATGCGGGTAGGTGCGGTCTTCGCCGTTGTACGTGTATCGTCCGCCGGGTTTCTCGAGAAGGTCGGCGATCCGGGCGACCGGAATGAACTCGTCAACCGGGTTGGGTCCTCGTTCGAGCGATGGGAAAGGTCGCCGGGTCACCCCATTTCCAATCGAGGCCACTGCCCCGTAACCCAGACCGAACCCGCCGCCGGGTAGGCCGATCTGGCCGATGACCGAGGCGAGAGCGATGAGCGTCCACCAGGTCTGCTCCCCGTAGTCTGCGCGCTGAACGCCCCAGGCGATATTCAGCATCGATCGTGAACCGGCCAGGTCTCGCGCCAACGACCGAATACGATCGGCGTCCAGGTCGGCGATTGCCGATGCCCAGGATGCCGACTTGGCCACCCCGTCGGTTTCGCCGGTCAGGTAGGCACGAAGTCGCGGCCATCCTTCGCAGTAGCGATGCAAGAATGCCTTGTCGGCCAGTCCTTCTTCGACAAGCGTGTGCATCATTCCCAGCATGATTGCCACATCGGTGCCAGGGCGAGGGGCCAGCCACTCCGCGTCAAGCTCATCCATGAGGTCATCGCGAATCGGTGAGATGTTCACGAATCGGGTACCCCGATCCTTCGCTTGGTCCAACCACCCTCGCAACGTGTGGCGCCCCATGCCGCCATTCTGAATCTGGGCGTTCTTCATGGGGATGCCGCCAAACGACACCATCAGCTCGCAATGTTCGGCGATGATCGACATTGAGGTGTGTTCCTGTTGCAGGTCCCAGTAGTTGTAGCCAACGACGTGGGGAACGATCACTTCTCCGGCCGCGTGACTGTACGTGTCACGCTTGGACGTGTACCCGCCGATGGTCGTGAGAAACCGATGAAGTTGGCTTTGGGCATGGTGGAACCTGCCGGCGCTCGACCACCCGTACGAGCCACCGAAGATCGCCTGGTTACCGTGGTCGGTGCGAACCCGGTCGAGTTCAGCAGCCGCCAAATCAAGTGCCGTCTCCCAATCCACCTCGATGAATGGATCAACCCCCCTGAGGTGACCGCGGGTGCCGGGACCTCCCTCAAGCCAGCTCTTGCGGATGGAGGGATGGAGCACCCTGCTTCTCGTCACTGCCTCGAGTGAAGCCCCGATCGGTGACGGATCGGGATCCTTGGCGAACGGTCGAACCCCGGTGACATTGATTCCATCGCTGTCAACATCGAATGCACCCCAATGGGTGACGGTTGTTTTGGATGCCATGGCGTCCATACTGGTCGATTGCCTAGGGACCCGCACAACATTTGCGAGTTAGGCTCGGACCGATGGCCTACTCGAATCGGCGCATCGTGGTCGGGTTCTCCACCGTCATCGTGGTCGCCTTTGGCTCGATCTTGTACGGGTTCAGCGTGTTTGTCACCGATCGCGCCGCCGGGGCGGATTTCTCGACCACCGTACTCTCCCTCGGCATCACGGGGGCCGGGATTGCCTCGGCTCTCGTGGCCAGGCCGCTTGGTCGGTATATGGACGCTCACGGGGTCCGCGGTGTCATCGTCCTCGGGTCTGCCCTGGCATGTGCGGGGATGGTGGCGTTTTCTTTTTCTACCGAATCGTGGCAGGTGTTCGCGGCTTGGTGGGTTCTTATAGGTCCCGCCACTGCGGCGGTCTACTACGAGCCGTCAATGGTCGGCATTGCAGGATGGATCGCTCCGATCAGCCAACCGAAGGCATACGGGGCGTTGACGCTGATTGGTGGTCTGGCTGGGGCGATCTTCATTCCGTTGACCGAACGGTTGGTATCGGCTTTCGGCTGGCGGCCAACGGCGCAGATCCTTGGAGTGGCCATCTTCCTCACGGCCCTGATCGCGGGATGGTTGGCTATTCCGGGCGGGACCGGAGCGTTTGGGGCGCACGCCAGTCCGATCCCGGCCGGCATCCGTTCCTTGCTCGCCGACCGTCGGTTTGTGTACTTCACGATGGCCCTGCTGCTCGCCTATCTGTCCGTGCAGGGCCTGGTTGCCCACCGCGTCGACCGATTCACCGAAGCGGGATTTCCCCTGTCAGTGGTCGCCCTCTGGGCGGGCCTCGCCTCGGTCATTTCAATGCCAGGACGCTATGTTGCCCCCCTGCTGGTCGGCCGGATCAGGGCCACCGTCATGACGGGTGGCGTTTTCGGGGTGCTGGCGATCGCCATACTCGTCGCGATACCAGGTAATTCAAACGTTTCGATGGTTGGCCACTTTGTCCTGTTCGGCATTGCGTTTGGCGCCATCACACCCTTGCGAGCCATGGTGATGACCAAGTGGTATGCGGGAAGCGAGTACGGAGAGATCTCGGGTACGCAGTCGTCGGTGATCTTCTTTGTGGCTGCATTCGGTGCTACGGTCGTTGGGCTTGCCAGAGATCTAACCGGCTCGTATGTCCCCGTTCTCTTGGTGCTCACCGGTGCCGTCGGCCTGGCGGCCCTCCTGACTGTTGCTGCGGGGCGGGCCGACGATCGCCTCCAAGAAGACAGATCCATGTCAAACCGGTCCTGACCTGCCAGGATGCGCGCATGGCAGGGTTCGGCACGCTCAACGAGAAATCATTGCACGCCCAGTTGAAGCAGTGGTATTCCGAACCGGGTGATCAGTTTGAGGTACCGCTCGGTGGTTTCATCATCGACATGGTGCGTGGCGATGAACTCATCGAGATCCAAACCCGCAATTTCTCGGCCATGCGTTCCAAGTTGGATCGGCTCACCGAGGACTATTCGGTCACCGTTGTGCATCCGATCGCCATCACGAAATGGTTGAACAAGCTCAGTGAACCCCCGACGAAGCCTCGTCGATCCCCGAAGCGAGGCCACATTTTTGATGTGTTTGGCGAGGTCGTGTATCTCCCACACCTCATCAATCGGTCCAACTTGACCATTGAGGTGGTTCTCATTGAGGAACAGGAGGATCGGGCGTTTGATGCGAAGAAGGAACGTCGCCGTCGGCGAGGCTGGGTGACGCAAGAGCGGCGTCTCCTGCGGGTCCTCGACACCCATCGGTTTGAGTCGGTGGGCGACTTTGTCGACTTGCTTCCGGTTCTCCCTGGAGAATTCACCACGGCAGATCTCGCCGATCGGGCCTCTGTGTCGCGAAGGTCGGCCCAACAAGCCGCCTATTGCCTTCGGAAGATGGATGCGATCACCATTACCGGAAAGCAAGGTAACGCGACGGTCTACAAGATCGCCCCAGACCCGACTTGACTGTGGTCCGGACGGGTTAGAAATTGGCTTGGGCGTCCTCGTCATCGGTCGCCCAAGCGGCGTCTTCTGGATGACTGTACGACTCGTGCCCGGGGGAACCGTCCTTCAGCACCGATGGAGGAACCGCCTCGTCTGGATTGGCGAATACCTCGGATCCCTGGGCTGCTTCTTCGGCCGTTCCATGGAACGAGAATGTCCTTTCGAACACTTCCACCCCCTCGGCGTCTTCGATGGCTCGGTCAAAGAATGGGTCGGTGGGAGGGTCAGCCGGGCGGGCCGGGGCAGGATACGGGATGGCTTTGAGATGGAGGGCAAACCAATCGCCAGCCAGTTCGCCGACCTTCGCAAGTGTTCCCGGCTCCTCGAAGAGGTGGGTGGCGCCGTCAACCACGATCAAGTCGCTTTCACATCGAATCTCCGCCATGGCATCGGTATTGAGCTTGAGCACGGTCTGGTCGTTGCCTCCCACGATCAGGCGCGTCGGAGAAGTTACCTGCCCGAGTCGTTCCGCGGCGAGGTCAGGTCGACCACCGCGTGAAACGATGGCAGCGATTCGCATTCCCGGTTCAGTCGACGCCCACAAAGCGGCGGCTGCGCCCGTGCTTGCACCGAAGTAGCCGACGGGCAGTCGGCGGGTGTCAGGTTGTGAAGTGAGCCAGATGGTGACGGCCACCAGACGGGTCCCCAGGAGTTCAATGTCGAAAACGTTGTTGCGGTTTTGCTCCTCCTCGGCAGTCAAGAGGTCAAACAGCAAGGTGGTAAATCCGGCCCTGTTGAGGCTTTCGGCAACGAAACGGTTCCGACGGCTCAGGCGGCTACTGCCACTTCCGTGGGCGAACACCACGACCCCGACAGATTGTGCGGGCGCGGTGAGCTGCCCCTCAAGGGTGACTGGTCCGGCCGGGATCTGAATCTCTTTGAACATGTCGGCGGTCTTGGAAGCGGCCGGATCATGAGGTCTGCTTCCAGAGGCCGATGGGTCCCTGTTGCGATCGAGGCAGGCGAGTACCTCGGTGTCGGGGATTTGGGAGAAGTCTTCGTACCATTGGCCAATTGACTGAAAGTCCCACGGTGTCTCCAGGCAGATGAATTCGTCTGCAACGTCTTTCAGGTCGAGCGTCCAGCCGGGTGGGGCAACCGGCACGGCCAGCACGATGCGGGAGGCTCCGTGAGCCTTGGCGACCTGACAGGCCGCCCGTGCGGTGGACCCCGTTGCTACTCCATCATCGACTACGACAGCAACGCGACCCTCAAGAGGAAGACGCGGCCAAACATCACGTAGGCGTTGGTCCCGTCGTTCAAGTTCTGCCCGTTCGTGAGCTTCCACATTGTCGAACTCATGCTTGGTCACGGCTGCCATATCGACAATCGCGGAGTTGACGATTCGAATCCCATCTTCACCGATGGCTCCCATCCCCACCTCCGGTTGGAAGGGCACGCCCAGCTTGCGCACCACGATGATGTCGAGCGGGACGTCGAGTCGCTGGGCGACTTCGAATGCGACCGGAACGCCTCCACGGGGCAGGCCGAGGATCACGAGGTCTTGGTGTCGGAGGTGCTCTAGTTGGCTGGCGAGGCGTTTGCCCGCCTCAGATCGGTTGTTGAATGGGACCCGCATAGTCCAACTCCTCTCATGGCATCGGTAATCGTCTCGCTTTCTCGGGTGATGTGCCAGGGCCAATCGCCCCGACCGGGGGGGTACGGACGGGTTCAATGGAACGCCGACGCGGGCCTAGTTGACGGTCGAGGCGAGAATCAACTGAGCCGCGTAGTAGAGCGGTAGCCCGATCAGCTTGTTTTCAAGGCCGGGAGCGACAAACCGGTGACGAGCCACCGCCAGGTCTGAGAGATAAAACAGCGCCGCTCCGGCGTAGATGACGAGATTCGACGAACCGGCGGCCGCCACGAGCATGACGGAAATGATCAGCATGTAGCCGAGTACCGGGTTTTGGAGGCGGCTGGTGACCCGCCAAAGCAGCCAGCGGCGTACCGCCAGGAATGCCACGACGGCTATGGCCGCTACGGGAACCACGACGGGGAGGTTGACCCCGGTGAACATGAATCCGGCGGCGTAGGCAAGGTGGGCGGCCGCGAACGCCACCAGACCGACCAGGAATTGGTTTTCGAATACGAGCATCACATCCCCGATGAACGACAGGCAGAGTCCCACCAGAATCAGGGTGCCCGGCAGGCTGGCTGGCAGGCCGCCGGCAATGGCGGACCAGATGAACCCGAGCGAGGCCAGGGTTTTGAACATGAGTCGAGATCGGTTGTTCAGCTTCTCGGCAACGAGCAGCCCAATGAGGGCGAACCCGGTGAGCAAGACCGGAGTCGTGACGAAGGCTGAACTCACGACACCGCGGAAAGGGCGGCTCGCCACGCCTCCGAAGCCGGGTCGATGAGGCTCATGTGGTCTACCTCGTCGAACTCGTGATAGACCACCTGATCTCCCGCTTCGCGGGCTGCCCGGGTGTACGCCTGGCTTTGCTCGACAGGTACGCTCGTATCGGCTGTTCCGTGGGCGATGATCTGGTTGATGCCGACCGGCAAGAAGTCGATCGGCGAGGCCGCGCGGTACACGTTGGTATGTGTCTGCGCCGTGGCGAGGAAGTCGTCGACGATCCCGTCGCTTAATGATCGGGCCTTGACGAGGTCGGTGACGGGAGCGAGACCGATCACGTCTGTGGCCCGTACAAGTGGGTCGGCCCCTAGCGAGTTGGTCGGTCGCCCGGCACGGGCACCCGCCCACAGGGCGAGCTGTCCTCCGGCAGAATGACCGACCAGAACCACCCTGGATAGGTCCAGGTCATGCGCGATTGACAATTCGGCGAGGTGATCGATTGCCTGGGCGACATCGAAACCGGTGTTTGGCCACCCGCCTCCGGTGCTCAATCGCCGGTATTCGATGTTCCAGGTCGCCCATCCTGATCGGGTGGCGTCGATGGCCACTCGGTCCATGAGGTCCCGGGTCCATTGTGGACGCCAGAATCCGCCGTGGATGAACACCATGACGGGGCTCGCTGGGCCAGGCACCCGCAGGTCACCTATCTGATCGGGTTCTTGTCCATAGGCGATGGTCGTGGCCGGCATCGCCAGGTGGCTGGCCAGGTGGAAGATGGCGTCGCGATATCCATCGACCCCTCGCCCATAGATCGTGTATTCGCAGGCCGGACCAATGACCGAATTGGCCCGCCACGGTTCCCGTTCCTTGATGTTGGATATGTGTATTTCGACGCTTGGCACGGTGGCGTCGAGCAGGGCGTCGTGAAGCGCATATGAGTAGTGGGTGAGTGCCCCGGGGTTGATGACAATGCCATCGGCCCCCCGTTGTTGGATGGCGTCGATCAGGTCGCCCTCATGGTTTGATTGCATCGCGTCGAGTTCACAGTCGACCGATCTTGCCCAATCCCGGCACTGCTTCTCGACATCGGACAATGTGGTTGTCCCATATGTCTCGGCGTCGCGATACCCGAGGCGATTCAGATTTGGACCATTGATTAGCAGTATCTTTGCCATGTCACTCTCGGAGGCTGTGTCGCAAGCCTAACGGCCTGCGGGCTGATGGTTGGGCACGAGGAGAGCTGCCTGGGAGATCAGATCCGCCGGGAGCGCCAGGTCGAACAAGTCCAGCCGTTTCCCCAATTCGGCGATCACCTGGCTAGCCACCTCTGACGTGTTGATCGGGCGATGGTCGGCGAGCGCTCCGGTCACCCCGGGTTCCCAGGTCAGGTCCAGGGCTCGATAGACCGGGTCGAGGACCCGGTTTATCGAGGTGCGGTCGTCAACAACGATGACGCCTCCGACATGGGCGGCGCCATCGACGAGGCGCTGTCCAATCCCGATCACCTTCTGCCCGGACACATGGATGCTGTACCGACCGGGGCAGTATTCGCCAGGGATCTCTCCGACCTCTGCCTCGAAGCCCAACGAGCCCAACGCCGCCACGAGAACGCCGGTGATGAACTCAAATCGCTCGGAGATGCCGAGTTTGGGTTGGGTCGTCCTGGTCTGCCACGAGAACGCCAGAGTTGCCTCGTGGAACACCGCGGCCCGGCCTCCCGCCAACCGAACGACGGGGGTGAAGCCCTCCTCTTCGCAGGCGGCGACTGCCTCCTCATACCCGGGTGAATGGGTGTCCTGGCGCCCGAACGCCACGATCCTGGCAGGAGTGTGGATGCGGAAAAGGTCTGGCAGGCGTCTGGCCGCGACTTCTTTCAAGCTGGCATACGACACGGCCGTGTCGAGTTCAGGAGGGTTCGAGAAGGCGGATACGACAAGGCCGGTTCGGGTCACCGGTCGATCTTATCTCGCCGAGGAAACCGTTTTGGAGCAGCTAGCGTTAGACCTGTTGCATGGTGATTGTTCGGATCGGATTCGTGGCGCTGCTTGGCGCCGTACTTTTGTCGGCCTGTGGCGACAACCCATTGGGCGGCCTTGGCGTGACCGAAGATTGGTTGGGCGATCCGGGTGATGGGATCGTTCGGACCGTTACTACGGAGGCCGCCGCCACCCGACCCGAAGTGGGTTCTTTGGATTGGTACAACCCACCGGTAGCTTTTGTGGAGGGTGACCCGGCTGCCGTCGTAGAAGAGATATGGGCCCGATCGTCGGGGACCGACGCATTCGTTCAAGCCGCTCCAAACGAAATCAGTGCGGTGGTGCCTGCCATCAAAGTCCCCCAATTCCTGCCGGTGGGCACCGCCCACGTGACGTCGCAGTTGGTCTTTGGTGTTTCGACCGGACAGTTAACGAACGCCTATGTTGCCGCTTTCGGCTTCTGGAAGTCGACCCCGTACCGTTCCAGCCGGTCGGTTTCTCAGCTTCTTCAGCTGAAGGTTGCCGAGGATTCGTCGGATCCGGCTCCGAGCGCCGATGACGACTCGCTGGGATGTAACCGATTCAATGACCTTGACATCACGGCCTGTGAGCCGGTCAGTGTGTCTGCGGCCGTTGCCTGGTGGATTACCACCCGCGACGGTCCGGTTCTTACCTGGTATGACACCGGACTTCGATATGAGCTGCTCGATCGTCAGAAGTTTGGCATGGAAGTCCTGGTTGAACTCGCTCGATCTATGATCCTGCTGAGGAACGTCGAAATCGCGGAACAATCCGATTCCTGATCGGGTCTACGAAGCCCGGGGAGACTATTCATGTTTCATGGTGGTGGCTGGTATGCCCGGCTGCAATATGACGAAGATCAAGACAAACCGAAAGTCGATCGCGGTCTGCTGAGGCGGGTCTTTGCATACGCCCGGCCCTATCGGCTCGCCCTGGCCGGCGTGTTCGCCACCATCCTGGTGATCTCGGGTCTCACTGTGTTGCCCGCCATCCTGATTCGCGAACTGCTGGACAAGGCCATCCCCGACAAAGACTTTGGCTATCTCACCGTGCTTGGACTGTCCATGGTTGCCGTGCCGTTTGGGAATGCCATCATCGGCGGATTCCAGCGATGGTTGTCTGCCAGGGTCGGCGAGGGGATCATTTTTGACTTGCGGAGACAGTCGTACGCTCACCTGCAGGCAATGTCGCTCAGATTCTTCACGAACACGCGCACCGGTGAACTGATTTCTCGTTTGAACAACGACGTGGTGGGTGCCCAGTCAGCCATTACCGGGACGTTCGTGACAATCGTGTCAAACCTCGTCTCGGTCATCGTGATCCTCGTTGTCATGCTCGGTACCGAGTGGCGTCTTACGCTGCTGGCGGTGGCCGCGTTGCCCCTATTCGTGTACCCCGCCCGTCGAGTTGCCAAGGTGCTGCGGCGAGTCACCGAGCAGGCGATGGAACACAACGCCAACATGTCGAGCATTCTCCAGGAGACGTTCAACGTGAGCGGGGCGTTGCTCGTGAAGCTCTTCAATCGTTCTCAGTTGGAACAAGACAAGTTCGCGATCGAGGCTGCGGCCGTCAGGGACCTCGGCGTTCGGCGGGCACTGGTCGGTCGTTGGTTCTTTGCTGCCTTGGGTCTCGTCACGGCGGTGGGGACGGCCGGTGT includes:
- a CDS encoding molybdopterin-dependent oxidoreductase, with amino-acid sequence MASKTTVTHWGAFDVDSDGINVTGVRPFAKDPDPSPIGASLEAVTRSRVLHPSIRKSWLEGGPGTRGHLRGVDPFIEVDWETALDLAAAELDRVRTDHGNQAIFGGSYGWSSAGRFHHAQSQLHRFLTTIGGYTSKRDTYSHAAGEVIVPHVVGYNYWDLQQEHTSMSIIAEHCELMVSFGGIPMKNAQIQNGGMGRHTLRGWLDQAKDRGTRFVNISPIRDDLMDELDAEWLAPRPGTDVAIMLGMMHTLVEEGLADKAFLHRYCEGWPRLRAYLTGETDGVAKSASWASAIADLDADRIRSLARDLAGSRSMLNIAWGVQRADYGEQTWWTLIALASVIGQIGLPGGGFGLGYGAVASIGNGVTRRPFPSLERGPNPVDEFIPVARIADLLEKPGGRYTYNGEDRTYPHIEIVYWAGGNPFHHHQDLNRLNAAWQIPPTVIVHEPFWTATAKRADIVFPSTTPLERYDIGGSPREDFLFAMEPIIEPVGEARDDYDIFSDLAARLGAKEPFTEGRTARGWIRHFYDSFREEFPEYPSYEEFVHEGHVQHPETPEALKVLLRDFRSDPDANPLPTPSGKIELYSSTLASFGYEDCPAHPTFLEPKEWLGAVTRFPLQLISNQPPGRLHSQLDHGVTSTNRKIDGRERMRMHSSDATARGLSDGDTARVFNDRGTCYVGIEVSDRIRPGVVELPTGAWYDPVDPATPGSACRHGNPNVLTRDEGTSGLAQGPVAQSCLVEVEKSLSAPTPDPYSGPAFAPR
- a CDS encoding dienelactone hydrolase family protein, which produces MRVPFNNRSEAGKRLASQLEHLRHQDLVILGLPRGGVPVAFEVAQRLDVPLDIIVVRKLGVPFQPEVGMGAIGEDGIRIVNSAIVDMAAVTKHEFDNVEAHERAELERRDQRLRDVWPRLPLEGRVAVVVDDGVATGSTARAACQVAKAHGASRIVLAVPVAPPGWTLDLKDVADEFICLETPWDFQSIGQWYEDFSQIPDTEVLACLDRNRDPSASGSRPHDPAASKTADMFKEIQIPAGPVTLEGQLTAPAQSVGVVVFAHGSGSSRLSRRNRFVAESLNRAGFTTLLFDLLTAEEEQNRNNVFDIELLGTRLVAVTIWLTSQPDTRRLPVGYFGASTGAAAALWASTEPGMRIAAIVSRGGRPDLAAERLGQVTSPTRLIVGGNDQTVLKLNTDAMAEIRCESDLIVVDGATHLFEEPGTLAKVGELAGDWFALHLKAIPYPAPARPADPPTDPFFDRAIEDAEGVEVFERTFSFHGTAEEAAQGSEVFANPDEAVPPSVLKDGSPGHESYSHPEDAAWATDDEDAQANF
- a CDS encoding lipoate--protein ligase family protein, encoding MTRTGLVVSAFSNPPELDTAVSYASLKEVAARRLPDLFRIHTPARIVAFGRQDTHSPGYEEAVAACEEEGFTPVVRLAGGRAAVFHEATLAFSWQTRTTQPKLGISERFEFITGVLVAALGSLGFEAEVGEIPGEYCPGRYSIHVSGQKVIGIGQRLVDGAAHVGGVIVVDDRTSINRVLDPVYRALDLTWEPGVTGALADHRPINTSEVASQVIAELGKRLDLFDLALPADLISQAALLVPNHQPAGR
- a CDS encoding MFS transporter is translated as MAYSNRRIVVGFSTVIVVAFGSILYGFSVFVTDRAAGADFSTTVLSLGITGAGIASALVARPLGRYMDAHGVRGVIVLGSALACAGMVAFSFSTESWQVFAAWWVLIGPATAAVYYEPSMVGIAGWIAPISQPKAYGALTLIGGLAGAIFIPLTERLVSAFGWRPTAQILGVAIFLTALIAGWLAIPGGTGAFGAHASPIPAGIRSLLADRRFVYFTMALLLAYLSVQGLVAHRVDRFTEAGFPLSVVALWAGLASVISMPGRYVAPLLVGRIRATVMTGGVFGVLAIAILVAIPGNSNVSMVGHFVLFGIAFGAITPLRAMVMTKWYAGSEYGEISGTQSSVIFFVAAFGATVVGLARDLTGSYVPVLLVLTGAVGLAALLTVAAGRADDRLQEDRSMSNRS
- a CDS encoding type II 3-dehydroquinate dehydratase, coding for MAKILLINGPNLNRLGYRDAETYGTTTLSDVEKQCRDWARSVDCELDAMQSNHEGDLIDAIQQRGADGIVINPGALTHYSYALHDALLDATVPSVEIHISNIKEREPWRANSVIGPACEYTIYGRGVDGYRDAIFHLASHLAMPATTIAYGQEPDQIGDLRVPGPASPVMVFIHGGFWRPQWTRDLMDRVAIDATRSGWATWNIEYRRLSTGGGWPNTGFDVAQAIDHLAELSIAHDLDLSRVVLVGHSAGGQLALWAGARAGRPTNSLGADPLVRATDVIGLAPVTDLVKARSLSDGIVDDFLATAQTHTNVYRAASPIDFLPVGINQIIAHGTADTSVPVEQSQAYTRAAREAGDQVVYHEFDEVDHMSLIDPASEAWRAALSAVS